In Castanea sativa cultivar Marrone di Chiusa Pesio chromosome 6, ASM4071231v1, a single window of DNA contains:
- the LOC142639412 gene encoding uncharacterized protein LOC142639412, translating into MTENQSSVASGPVVRSEDPAWAYGRAVPDARNNTQCIFCSKMIRGGGITRLKHHLAGIKGDVEACKKVSEDVKWQMKQLLEDLKKSKKKKRRISKQIANPYDLEEEEDDDNDHDEARSVYYQEAIDSIVAIGPGFKGPSYHDLRGPLLQKHVGEMNDYLLDVKNDWKVYGCSIMSDGWTNQRNTPIINFLVYCPRGTMFLKSLDVSSLTRDANTLFKLFDKVVQEVGVENIVQFVTDNDSAYKSAGKKLMQKYGSFYWSPCAAHCIDLMLENFSDRRYFPIIQETIQKAKKITKFIYNHGKVLSLMRSDFTNGRDLVRPAITRFATEFLSLQCLSKFKKELRQMFTCDQWVESRYVRDVMGKEVAALVLEDKEFWLQCQQIVKISEPLVRVLHLVDGDEKPSIGYLYEAMDKAKENIKARLKNKISTYIPFTSVIDARWDKQLHSPLHAAGCYLNPGIFFRPSFKKQKEITKGLLSTITRLVPDPDEQDTLSSQIEAYKKALGDFGMPMAIRQREKLNLVAWWEQFGNDTPELQKFAIRVLSQCCSATGCERAWSTFEFIHFKRRNRLEHKRLNDLVFVRYNLLLRERNIRRTKDYLDPISLDNIDLMDDWVAEDSEFLLLTEEDDDGDDDVVLTNANTHVYYGPDVDPFDGWE; encoded by the exons ATGACTGAAAATCAATCAAGTGTAGCGTCTGGCCCggttgtaagatccgaggatccagcatGGGCTTATGGCCGTGCTGTGCCGGATGCGAGGAATAACACTCAATgtattttttgttctaaaatgaTAAGGGGGGGAGGAATTACTAGGCTCAAGCATCATTTAGCTGGGATTAAGGGTGATGTTGAAGCATGTAAAAAAGTATCTGAAGATGTAAAATGGCAAATGAAACAGTTGCTTGAAGatttaaagaaaagtaaaaagaaaaaaagaagaattagtAAACAAATTGCAAATCCTTATGAtttagaggaggaggaggatgatgataatgatcatGATGAAG CCCGCTCTGTGTATTATCAAGAAGCTATAGATAGTATAGTAGCTATTGGGCCTGGTTTTAAGGGACCTTCTTATCATGACTTGAGGGGTCCTttattacaaaaacatgtgGGTGAAATGAATGATTATCTCTTAGATGTGAAAAATGATTGGAAAGTTTATGGATGTTCAATAATGTCAGATGGGTGGACAAATCAAAGGAACACTccaatcattaattttttagtgtatTGTCCAAGAGGTACTATGTTTCTTAAATCCCTTGATGTGTCAAGCCTAACAAGGGATGCAAATACATTGTTTAAGTTGTTTGATAAAGTTGTTCAAGAAGTTGGGGTTGAGAACATTGTGCAGTTCGTTACAGATAATGATTCTGCTTACAAGTCTGCAGGAAAGAAGTTAATGCAGAAATATGGGTCATTCTATTGGTCTCCTTGCGCAGCCCATTGCATTGATTTAATGTTGGAGAATTTTTCAGATAGGAGATACTTTCCTATCATTCAAGAAACTATTCAAAAGGCTAAAAAGATTACCAAATTCATATAcaaccatggcaaggttttatCTTTGATGAGAAGTGACTTCACTAATGGTAGGGATTTGGTTCGTCCAGCGATCACAAGGTTTGCAACTGAGTTTTTAAGTCTTCAATGCTTGAGTAAGTTCAAGAAAGAACTTAGGCAAATGTTTACTTGTGATCAATGGGTTGAATCTCGATATGTTAGAGATGTCATGGGAAAGGAGGTGGCTGCACTTGTTTTGGAAGATAAAGAGTTTTGGTTACAATGTCAACAAATAGTGAAGATTAGTGAGCCTTTGGTTAGAGTACTTCATCTTGTAGATGGGGATGAAAAACCATCAATAGGATACTTGTATGAGGCAATGGATAAAGCAAAGGAGAATATAAAAGCAAGGTTgaagaataaaatttctacaTATATACCATTTACTAGTGTAATTGATGCTAGGTGGGATAAACAACTCCATAGTCCATTACATGCAGCAGGTTGTTATCTTAACCCTGGAATTTTCTTTAGGCCTTCGTTTAAGAagcaaaaagaaattacaaaaggcCTACTTAGTACCATTACAAGGTTGGTTCCTGATCCTGATGAGCAAGATACTCTTAGTTCTCAAATTGAAGCATACAAAAAGGCTTTAGGTGACTTTGGAATGCCTATGGCAATCCGTCAACGTGAAAAACTAAATCTAg TTGCTTGGTGGGAGCAATTTGGAAATGACACTCCAGAATTACAAAAGTTTGCAATTCGAGTGCTAAGTCAATGTTGTAGTGCAACTGGTTGTGAAAGAGCTTGGAGCACATTTGAGTTTATCCATTTCAAGAGGAGAAATAGGCTTGAGCATAAACGTTTGAATGACTTAGTATTTGTTCgttataatttattgttacGAGAAAG GAACATTAGAAGGACAAAGGATTACTTGGATCCAATAAGCCTTGATAATATTGATTTGATGGATGATTG